From the genome of Leguminivora glycinivorella isolate SPB_JAAS2020 chromosome Z, LegGlyc_1.1, whole genome shotgun sequence, one region includes:
- the LOC125241809 gene encoding LOW QUALITY PROTEIN: neuralized-like protein 4 (The sequence of the model RefSeq protein was modified relative to this genomic sequence to represent the inferred CDS: inserted 1 base in 1 codon), with the protein MRFHRRCGDRVTLLNDNTTAVRNFVEFNHGLILSAEPLKDDVMFEVCIDRKVNVWNGSLEIGVTTLDPEFMELPATATKLRNTAWIMSGSSIVKDGVTLVNSYGPELDTLSEGDCVGVMKTAKGELLFYVNSRCLGVAAKDLPSKLFAVIDLYGQCVQASITHVHGMRPIMETSIDQLEEDPNNDDTLTSSDMDIVPLPTDPSQPKPSQDVYVPITTEGACALVAQDRLRFHPRCGILVKLSANNKSAERARPLDDYNNGVVMTHRPLYDNELFEIRIDRLVDKWSGSIEVGVTSHNPATIRFPSTMTNMDSGTIMMSGCKVLMNGHGMCMEYGNFNLDELREGDTVGMMRKSTGKLHYFINGVDQGIATDKVDQQVWGVVDLYGMTVKVTIVDPCEDLDTTVTNAPVVLGAPDIPAPSRIRQRLDEDSLLFHTLRDSNVIIINDGKTAHRPNAFEYFNNGIVMTNRTLRTNELFQVRLDLVIPKWAGSIEIGVTQHSSNDLLFPYKMSNAKSGTWAMTGEDVIRDGTTIIPQYVRNLNRLVEGDTVGVMRKDMGILHFFVNGVDQGPAAFNIPEHVFGLVDLYGRVAQATIVEAYTPPAAYSPESPLSTESNATIYPEMCFHRLHGRNARLSRSRLTASRATVYSEFNDAVLFSSRPLRECDMFELRIDKMVDCWIGSLEIGVTAIRPDDLEANGGVGAIAGTATDLNWDTYILSGAAMMKDGECVRSGYPLDLDTLTVGSRVGMMWHADRSLHYYLDGMDMGKAWYVPHLNIYAVVDLYGQCTQVTILQNEERAFNYNGCTNSDNSLLSNSRALSSPPPPYWSFSEYCGDNICIMHDYSFARRLTPDPTAALVFSSAHLAVGEIFEVKIVECKSGYAGSFRMGVTDINILNVHVNRSLPPSVALLPHYTAYIDGKYMKYSRPNEKEHSLRSFVPSFDWLRPGDRVGLKKTGDGRVLVYYNSELLETAFENVPDKVYVVMEIFGHVTKIQAVSKGANVGTALPHTIPNDEYVKPSLSAAAKNATNASVAHSAQNNASNETAPQAHVEITEDTNEESSHSNEIVSSNVEFLDGVLAGSNDTLTVPTESTLTVLSADSRRRRNPLPYTFHYVHGKNIKLCSSDTVAMRTSGYKDGIAIVSQPLRRGHNFRFRVDKVGGDWSGSISLGAVGALPTDSLPQCAMHLDPPIWAVTSDLLHDNGTFKKTQMASAFEELSEQSVLTIHFRFNSELVVDVDGAVAGVVGVVPRAFSHVYPLIDLYGRVHQVSVLLHPTVVASGASLDLPIIAENLREESLAELELLDDDEDDDKMPKLTPETPEIHPKRKAKAYSHDNLLGDSSDPLYSQPGPSTHPDPPTHTLPNENDAKNKQIKCRKVCANRTVLHQSLIITPTPIDNNESANRCIQKSHSTHSFCQLPDDNNLEVDNKEAVRLTFSAGEEAGSAGGCDTNIRHNDRYPEASDVDSLDTEIMDALALETGNLPDLTEEHSSFIDESTRRDDVWTESLSLENLNYLNRILCLDQQGSEGQSLETEWEAXGESCEHLHVVLKYWHFLVLPYPELRRAVSAGQLRCYCQNCQPDAPATLSGWVRIERASGGTTRAYWHAVRAVLRSAQAGDGAGPARRPRSLTTRPLTNYPNHDIWFDEEGKPHHTVLAIEIDAETQEPTRDRLLAFLIFLKSHSVQHNDDNLPSLDE; encoded by the exons ATGAGATTTCATAGAAGGTGTGGTGACAGAGTCACACTTCTAAATGACAACACTACAGCTGTAAGGAATTTTGTCGAGTTCAATCATGGGTTGATTCTTAGCGCGGAACCTTTGAAGGATGATGTTATGTTTGAAGTGTGTATTGATAGGAAG GTCAATGTGTGGAATGGAAGCCTTGAAATTGGAGTTACCACCCTGGACCCGGAGTTCATGGAACTGCCGGCAACAGCTACAAAATTGCGGAATACAGCTTGG ATAATGTCTGGCAGCTCAATAGTAAAGGATGGTGTCACGCTTGTCAATTCCTATGGTCCTGAACTTGACACACTCAGTGAGGGAGACTGTGTTGGTGTTATGAAAACAGCAAAG GGGGAGTTATTGTTTTATGTGAATAGTCGATGCCTCGGCGTCGCAGCAAAAGACCTGCCTAGCAAACTGTTTGCCGTCATAGATTTATATGGACAGTGTGTTCAAGCTTCTATTACTCATGTACATGGCATGAGACCCATTATGGAAACTAGTATAGATCAG TTGGAAGAGGACCCTAACAATGATGATACTTTAACATCAAGTGACATGGATATTGTGCCTCTACCAACTGACCCGTCTCAACCTAAGCCTTCTCAAGATGTTTATGTCCCGATCACCACTGAGGGTGCCTGTGCTCTTG TAGCACAGGATCGTTTAAGGTTTCATCCTAGATGTGGGATACTTGTAAAATTGTCAGCTAATAATAA ATCAGCAGAAAGGGCTAGACCTTTGGATGACTATAACAACGGTGTTGTCATGACGCATCGGCCGCTGTATGACAACGAACTGTTTGAGATACGCATCGACAGGCTAGTCGACAAATGGAGTGGTAGCATTGAG GTCGGCGTGACGTCCCACAACCCGGCAACCATCAGGTTCCCCTCCACCATGACCAACATGGACTCCGGCACGATCATGATGTCGGGCTGCAAGGTGCTCATGAACGGCCACGGCATGTGCATGGAGTATGGCAACTTTAACCTTGATGAACTACGG GAAGGAGATACTGTTGGTATGATGAGAAAGAGTACCGGAAAACTGCATTACTTCATCAACGGAGTCGACCAAGGCATAGCCACAGATAAAGTGGATCAACAAGTTTGGGGAGTTGTTGACCTCTATGGCATGACTGTAAAG GTCACTATAGTGGACCCTTGCGAGGACCTGGACACGACCGTTACCAACGCGCCGGTCGTGCTCGGCGCTCCCGACATACCTGCTCCGA GCAGGATAAGACAAAGATTAGACGAAGATAGCCTTTTATTTCATACGCTGCGTGATTcgaatgttattattattaatgatgGTAAGACTGCTCATAGGCCTAA TGCTTTCGAATACTTCAATAACGGGATAGTGATGACGAATCGCACGTTGAGGACAAACGAACTATTTCAAGTGCGTCTCGACTTGGTTATCCCTAAGTGGGCCGGAAGCATTGAAATTGGGGTCACGCAGCATTCTTCAAACGATTTActatttccatacaaaatgagCAACGCAAA ATCTGGCACTTGGGCAATGACCGGAGAAGACGTAATTAGAGACGGGACCACCATCATACCGCAATATGTTAGGAACCTCAACAGACTCGTG GAGGGGGACACGGTGGGCGTGATGCGCAAAGACATGGGTATTCTACACTTCTTTGTGAACGGCGTCGACCAGGGGCCCGCGGCCTTCAACATCCCCGAGCATGTCTTCGGGCTAGTCG ACTTGTACGGGCGAGTGGCGCAGGCGACCATAGTGGAGGCGTACACGCCGCCCGCCGCTTACTCCCCGGAGTCGCCTCTCTCCACTGAGTCGAATGCTACCATTTATCC GGAGATGTGCTTCCACCGACTGCACGGCCGCAACGCGCGCCTGTCCCGCAGCCGCTTGACTGCCTCGCGCGCCACCGTCTACTCGGAGTTCAACGACGCCGTGCTGTTCAGCTCGCGGCCGCTGCGCGAGTGCGACATGTTCGAGCTGCGCATCGACAAGATGGTCGACTGCTGGATCGGCAGCTTGGAGATCG GTGTAACCGCAATCCGTCCGGACGACCTCGAGGCGAACGGTGGCGTCGGCGCCATAGCGGGCACCGCGACCGACCTCAACTGGGACACGTACATCCTGAGCGGCGCCGCCATGATGAAGGACGGCGAGTGCGTGCGCAGCGGCTACCCGCTCGACCTGGACACGCTCACCGTCGGCAGCAGAGTGG GCATGATGTGGCACGCGGACCGCAGCCTGCACTACTACCTGGACGGCATGGACATGGGCAAGGCGTGGTACGTGCCGCACCTCAACATCTACGCCGTGGTCGACCTCTACGGGCAGTGCACGCAG GTTACTATTCTGCAAAACGAAGAAAGAGCTTTCAACTACAATGGCTGCACCAATTCGGATAATTCGCTGCTGAGCAACTCAAGAGCATTGTCGTCACCGCCGCCGCCATATTG GAGTTTCTCGGAGTACTGCGGCGACAACATCTGCATAATGCACGACTACTCGTTCGCGCGCCGCCTCACGCCCGACCCCACCGCCGCGCTCGTCTTCAGCTCCGCGCACCTGGCCGTCGGCGAGATATTCGAG GTTAAGATCGTGGAGTGCAAGTCGGGGTACGCGGGCAGTTTCCGCATGGGCGTGACCGACATCAACATCCTGAACGTGCACGTGAACCGCAGCTTGCCGCCCTCCGTCGCGCTGCTGCCGCACTACACCGCCTACATCGACG GTAAATACATGAAGTACTCGCGGCCCAACGAGAAAGAACACTCGCTGCGGTCATTCGTGCCGTCGTTCGACTGGCTGCGGCCCGGGGACCGCGTGGGGCTCAAGAAGACCGGCGACGGCCGCGTGCTCGTCTACTACAACTCCGAGCTGCTCGAGACCGCCTTCGAGAACGTTCCCGAC AAAGTATACGTAGTGATGGAAATATTCGGGCACGTGACAAAGATCCAGGCCGTCTCCAAAGGGGCGAACGTAGGCACGGCCCTGCCTCACACCATCCCCAACGACGAATACGTGAAGCCGTCACTGAGCGCCGCGGCGAAGAACGCCACCAACGCGAGCGTGGCCCACTCGGCGCAGAACAACGCTAGTAACGAGACTGCGCCACAG GCCCACGTGGAAATAACGGAAGACACGAACGAAGAATCAAGCCACTCGAACGAGATAGTGTCCTCCAACGTGGAGTTCCTGGACGGCGTACTGGCCGGCAGCAACGACACGCTCACCGTGCCCACCGAGTCTACGCTCACCGTGCTCAGCGCCGACTCGCGCCGCCGCCGCAACCCGCTGCCCTACACCTTCCACTACGTGCACGGGAAGAACATCAAGCTATGCAGTTCAG ATACTGTGGCAATGCGCACGTCAGGATACAAAGACGGAATCGCCATTGTCAGCCAACCGCTTCGAAGGGGCCACAATTTTAGG TTTCGCGTGGACAAGGTGGGCGGCGACTGGTCGGGCAGCATCTCGCTGGGCGCGGTGGGCGCGCTGCCGACGGACTCGCTGCCGCAGTGCGCCATGCACCTCGACCCGCCCATCTGGGCCGTCACCAGCGACCTGCTGCACGACAACGGCACCTTC AAAAAGACGCAAATGGCGAGCGCGTTCGAGGAGCTGTCGGAGCAGTCGGTGCTGACGATCCACTTCCGCTTCAACAGCGAGCTGGTGGTGGACGTGGACGGCGCCGTGGCGGGCGTCGTGGGCGTCGTGCCGCGCGCCTTCTCCCACGTCTACCCGCTCATCGACCTCTACGGCCGAGTGCACCAG GTTTCCGTGCTGCTTCACCCGACTGTGGTAGCTAGTGGCGCTTCTCTCGACCTGCCCATCATAGCGGAGAACCTGCGCGAGGAGTCGCTCGCCGAGCTCGAGCTGCTCGACGACGACGAGGACGACGACAAGATGCCCAAGCTCACCCCCGAAACACCCGAAATTCACCCCAAGCGCAAAGCCAAAGCTTACAGTCACGACAACCTCCTGGGGGACTCCTCCGACCCGCTGTACTCTCAACCCGGCCCCAGCACCCATCCCGACCCCCCCACGCACACTCTTCCAAACGAAAACGACGCTAAAAACAAGCAAATCAAATGCAGAAAAGTATGCGCCAACCGTACCGTGCTCCACCAGAGCTTGATAATAACGCCCACTCCCATCGACAACAACGAGTCCGCCAATCGATGCATACAAAAAAGTCACTCCACGCATAGTTTTTGTCAATTACCGGACGATAATAATTTGGAGGTGGACAATAAGGAGGCGGTCCGGCTCACGTTCAGCGCGGGCGAGGAGGCGGGCTCGGCGGGCGGCTGCGACACCAACATCCGCCACAACGACCGCTACCCCGAGGCCAGCGACGTCGACAGCCTCGACACCGAGATCATGGACGCGCTCGCGCTCGAGACCGGCAACCTGCCGGACCTCACCGAGGAGCACTCTTCCTTCATCGACGAATCCACTCGCCGCGACGACGTGTGGACCGAATCTCTCTCCCTCGAGAATCTCAACTACTTGAATCGAATACTCTGCCTGGACCAGCAGGGCTCGGAGGGGCAGAGCCTGGAGACGGAGTGGGAGG CGGGGGAGAGCTGCGAGCACCTGCACGTGGTGCTGAAGTATTGGCACTTCCTGGTGCTGCCCTACCCCGAGTTGCGGCGCGCCGTGTCTGCCGGTCAACTGCGCTGCTACTGCCAGAACTGTCAGCCTGACGCCCCCGCAACATTGTCAG GATGGGTGCGCATCGAACGCGCCTCGGGCGGCACGACGCGCGCGTACTGGCACGCCGTGCGCGCCGTGCTGCGCTCGGCGCAGGCGGGCGACGGCGCCGGGcccgcgcgccgcccgcgctcGCTCACCACCCGCCCGCTCACCAACTATCCCAACCACGACAT ATGGTTCGATGAAGAAGGCAAGCCGCACCACACAGTTTTGGCTATAGAAATTGATGCCGA AACTCAAGAGCCCACGCGAGACCGCCTGTTGGCGTTCCTGATATTCCTGAAATCTCACTCTGTCCAGCACAACGACGACAACCTGCCGAGCCTCGATGAGTAA